The Theileria annulata chromosome 3, complete sequence, *** SEQUENCING IN PROGRESS *** genome has a segment encoding these proteins:
- a CDS encoding uncharacterized protein (note;~Tap-24g11.q1c.cand.199 - score = 20.18), producing the protein MVWTVAYGFWRDASPECTISYDAAKNKLTIKYTTTDGSTKKKTATLTNTSGTQIGTNYKYTVTDDTSKITYTFTTTTTTLATGTTTDTDSVIMVIPSHPNTNPEGSLPEDKDCADTEVEDVHAWI; encoded by the exons ATGGTTTGGACTGTAGCCTATGGGTTCTGGCGTGATGCTTCTCCTGAGTGTACAATTAGTTATGATGCTGCTAAGAATAAGCTTACTATCAAATATACTACTACTGATGGTTCTACTAAAAAGAAGACTGCTACTCTTACTAATACTTCTGGTACCCAAATTGGTACTAATTATAAGTATACTGTTACTGATGATACTTCTAAAATCACCTATACTTTTACAACAACTACTACTACGCTTGCTACTGGTACTACTACTGATACT GATTCGGTAATCATGGTGATACCAAGCCATCCGAACACAAACCCAGAAGGATCACTACCAGAAGACAAAGATTGCGCCGACACTGAAGTTGAAGATGTTCATGCTTGGATCTAG
- a CDS encoding uncharacterized protein (note;~Tap-24g11.q1c.C.cand.41 - score = 22.29;~1 probable transmembrane helix predicted for TA04810 by TMHMM2.0 at aa 112-134) codes for MLLNNKIINNLNFYNKIINYFNLYNKNFIIKHIKFISYNSDTVTGPTDNTKGKRANGITGKGANSTAMECTPEETPFGVGGRGVKGMECNTKEIGTVGASTVTEEKNDRNKLYLWQLKIICIIILIFGSSYFIYTFINNDMDIKKTCIKLSMNWDSLFYNISSEKFKAFLNSRFYNSLSNELNYQISLYFFNIDINKENGFRKSDAIYFLTEIGIDNNNKIIQKFISNNSNSNENKLLNGCTLNEFGNLIESLILEQKLKSNEQFETNLLQKLINLNQNMKIDEGIKEIGNTLIIESVKEMYNEVKKYMKENEEEYEELESELERNKKLKMKLEQLSKSRRLNDQEKRHLTNINREIVMLNNELNKLKYLKKKLLLI; via the exons atgttattaaataataaaataataaataatttaaatttctataataaaataataaattattttaatttatataataaaaattttattataaaacatattaaatttatatcatataattccgatacggtgactggtccaACAGATAATACTAAGGGAAAAAGAGCTAATGGCATTactggaaagggagctaattctacagctatggagtgtactcCTGAGGAAACCCCTTTCGGGGTTGGTGGAAGGGGAGTTAAGGGTATGGAATGTAATACTAAGGAAATTGGTAcagttggagcaagcaccgtaacggaggaaaaaaatgatagaaataaattatatttatggcaattaaaaataatttgtataataatattaatttttggttcttcttattttatatatacattcattaataatg ATATGGATATTAAGAAGActtgtataaaattaagtatGAATTGGgattcattattttataatatttcatcAGAAAAATTTAAAGCATTTCTTAATTCACGTTTTTATAATTCTTTATCTAATGAActtaattatcaaatttctctttattttttcaatatcGATATTAATAAAG AGAATGGATTTAGAAAATCTGATgcaatatattttttaacagAAATTggtattgataataataataaaattatacaaaaattcatctcaaataattctaattccaat gagaataaattattaaatggtTGTAcattaaatgaatttggtaatttaatagaatcATTAATACTtgaacaaaaattaaaatcaaatgaaCAATTtgaaacaaatttattacaaaaattaattaatcttaatcaaaat ATGAAAATAGATGAAGGAATAAAAGAAATTGGtaatacattaataatagaatCAGTAAAAGAAATGTATAATGAAGTAAAGAAATATATgaaagaaaatgaagaagaatATGAAGAATTAGAAAGTGAATTGGAACGTaataagaaattaaaaatgaaattggaacaattatcaaaatcaaGACGTTTAAATGATCAAGAAAAACGTcatttaacaaatataaatagaGAAATTGTCatgttaaataatgaattaaataaactcAAATACCTcaaaaaaaaattattattaatctaa
- a CDS encoding uncharacterized protein (note;~Tap-24g11.q1c.cand.200 - score = 36.74;~2 probable transmembrane helices predicted for TA04815 by TMHMM2.0 at aa 576-595 and 683-705), which translates to MVKESIMETLSIIYNKKHYNNLVFKSFLIIHKRRRLNEMLNDAEMYGMKEILKNWRLYVITLNKLRENEIKAKIFYESLLYSKYFKLFNQILYRRNIKFFHIMKMIKIIEKNIINNIIKPWNDIIKNYKRLQLCKIHITNNYQIYLKNKIMNEIYKVYNRRIGIYLFDLFILKYYKSIFLESFTNFYYNSLQKEEQLYKNIRIMKINKFFEIWKFNSHYKISIHFYQYKLKSNTFQFIKNYKNIRIKLKKLNILIRKNMEKNLLEKYLNKLLEENKKKLLKKFLLNNFIKIIESIIKKFIFQIMYKNYKINLNEEMNNNLSKLHYENKLKLKIYYKLLENMKIKLKKRNLLTLAIINYKRYLLSKYFNNFIEKYLNKQIFYEKLLFQFNNFKNLLIKRFYFKLLQENIKKIIQLNFCNEILMKNYEEYLKKSIIKRMKFIIEININRKNLLIQQIYNFIFNPVTGSGTTATNSTKDISSTIGPSTVTPGKRANFTAMECTMGKGANKDIVDTINTEDIIGNNIKVAPFGAVGEGVGEVAPFGVGGKDTIGTVETGTVGSSTVMEEKIKLIYRNIKILIKPLKSELMVFILYILVLKTRLNKFYNFYYNFSDHELINSLFNYLNNNINFINNNFKNLENLENNLKNLENNLKNLENNLENLENNFNNLNLNNLINNFKKNNKILLYQLTFSFISNQFFIPIQFFYFLQYIFLIILFPVTVSPVTVLGQADCTTNSTVVPGTKDISSKVISSRGPSTVTEENSTTHFAALGKGANFTAMECTSGKGANSTFMECTTGNMATNTIKDIKGVISGVNTSKEGPFGFGANTNEGPFGFGANTKEVPFRAVVGPSTVTEENSTINFAAPGKGANFTAMECTIRDIIDINDNNIEGIENLLNINNIKINHYNTNFIDGIDGIDGISEGIEDINGINSISDGITEGTEDINEVMEYIENIYDNECINLIYNIYNTNFTNSTKDSKDIGTIGASTVTEGKRANSTLMECTSGKRANSTLMECTSGKRANSTLMECTSGKRANSTLMECTPGKGASFTAMECTTNNPLYTTNSIKKMEYEILMKIPIWRLLRYKYLIKKRKCIYNYWYKLIKKNNLDENFLENFNIIINLIKKNYIIIYWYKLLLTQRENKKLLLEEKIKLEQQEKIKILENNKKFYHIINNLLKKYLSKYYIIIYYNYLINKNIEMKYIIKWNWNYMKKYEINYIYIINLKKLIRNWNIYTKNNIEIKLISKEFNRINILYKSFKIWYNFTSILNKKHEENFLKIKFIINFNNKNFYLKIWYQNFKLNCIGRKKLLKYFLKWNNFIKYKLKLYQQFDIINFNMKKNLLMKYYKIWYENYEKLLIEENNFIIINNKINNNLIKKYYKIFNNYIKKQIILKNIYKKIYEENNLRRKNKIFIIFKFLFSINKLEILLNNLIKNYYKIFYENFLNEIIWIKKLQNYKFLYKLIHYQFLAPNKVLDPNSIVDGSTIVDPNSTVDGNTIVDPNSINVNSIVLGIRILNKNAYYNLRYKLLRNNCLNKLILNYFHVWKSLCNKSFFYYQIKFVYFYPVTGSGTTGEVTNSTTSSFTNSNIKSIKSITTIDSIVPYTLNEDTGKGANFTAMECTSEKNINEIAVVTNFGESSTFIEDTVEITKTPSGRIGSVGPSTVTEVTEELINIRIKYIMKWCIEIMKYWKIQSGVINFDEEILKEIYIFIRTNRVIEALRALQENCLIINLLKVCKTRVEDFIYHKNYKLKYKIFNHLKQLENLNSI; encoded by the exons ATGGTTAAAGAATCAATAATGGAAACattatcaataatatataataaaaaacattataataatttagttttCAAATCATTTCTTATCATTCATAA aaGAAGAAGATTGAATGAGATGTTGAATGATGCGGAAATGTATGGAATGAAAGAGATATTAAAGAATTGGAGATTATATGTAATAAcattgaataaattaagagaaaatgaaattaaagctaaaatattttatgaatctttattatattcaaaatatttcaaacttttcaatcaaattttatatcGCCGTAACATCAAATTTTTTCAT ATaatgaagatgataaaaataatagagaagaatataataaataatataataaagcCATGgaatgatataataaaaaattataaaagaTTACAACTTTGTAAAATACatattacaaataattatcaaat ATATTTGAAGAATAAGATAAtgaatgaaatatataaagttTATAATAGAAGAATTggtatttatttatttgatttgtttattttaaaatattacaaatcAATTTTTCTTGAGtcatttacaaatttttattacaaCTCTTTACAG AAAGAAgaacaattatataaaaatataagaataatgaaaataaataaattttttgaaatttgGAAATTCAATTCacattataaaatttctatACATTTCTATCAATACAAACTCAAATCTAATACTTTTCAATTCAT aaaaaattataaaaatataagaataaaattaaaaaaattaaatatattaataagaaaaaatatggaaaaaaatttattggaaaaatatttaaataaattattagaagaaaataaaaagaaattattgaagaaatttttattaaataattttataaaaataattgaatcaattataaaaaaatttatatttcaaattatgtataaaaattataaaataaatttaaatgaagaaatgaataataatttatcaaaattacattatgaaaataaattaaaattaaaaatttattataaattattagaaaatatgaaaataaaattaaaaaaaagaaatttattaacattagcaataattaattataaaagatatttattatctaaatattttaataattttattgaaaaatatttaaataaacaaattttctatgaaaaattattatttcaatttaataattttaaaaatttattaatcaaacgattttattttaaattattacaagaaaatattaagaaaataatacaattaaatttttgCAATG aaatattaatgaagaattatgaagaatatttgaagaaaagtataataaaaagaatgaaatttattattgaaattaatattaatcgtaaaaatttattaatacaacaaatttacaattttatttttaaccCCGTTACGGGGTCAGGTACTACGGCAACTAAcagtactaaggatattagtagtaccattggaccaagcaccgttactcctggaaagagagctaattttacagccatggagtgtactatgggaaagggagctaataAGGATATTGTGGATACTATTAATACTGAGGATATTAttggtaataatattaaggTAGCCCCTTTCGGGGCTGTTGGTGAGGGAGTTGGTGAGGTAGCCCCTTTCGGGGTTGGTGGTAAGGATACTATTGGTACTGTGGAAACTGGTACCGTTGGTTcaagcaccgtaatggaggaaaaaataaaattaatatatagaaatataaaaatattaataaaaccATTAAAAAGTGAATTAATggtatttatattatatatattagtattaaaaacaagattaaataaattttataatttctatTATAATTTCTCTGATcatgaattaattaattctttattcaattatttaaataataatataaattttattaataataattttaaaaatttagaaaatttagaaaataatttaaaaaatttagaaaataatttaaaaaatttagaaaataatttagaaaatttagaaaataattttaataatttgaatttgaataatttaattaataattttaaaaaaaataataaaatattattatatcaattaacattttcttttatatctaatcaattttttatacctatacaatttttttattttttacaatatatttttttaattatattattccccgttacggtgtctcccgtaacggtgcttggtcaagcagaTTGTACAACCAACAGTACAGTTGTACCTGGTACTAAAGATATTAGTAGTAAGGTTATTAGTAGCCgtggaccaagcaccgtaactgagGAAAATTCTACTACTCATTTTGCTGCTctgggaaagggagctaattttacagccatggagtgtacctccggaaagggagctaattctacctttatggagtgtactactgGTAATATGgctactaatactattaagGATATTAAAGGAGTTATTAGTGGAGTTAATACTAGTAAGGAAGGACCTTTTGGGTTTGGTGCTAATACTAATGAAGGACCTTTTGGGTTTGGTGctaatactaaggaagTTCCTTTCAGGGCTGTtgttggaccaagcaccgttacggaggAAAATTCTACTATCAATTTTGCTGCTcccggaaagggagctaattttacagctatggagtgtactattAGAGATATAATAgatataaatgataataatattgaagGTATTGAAaatctattaaatattaataatataaaaattaatcattATAATACTAACTTTATTGATGGTATTGATGGTATTGATGGTATTTCGGAAGGTATTGAGGATATTAACGGTATCAACAGCATTTCGGATGGTATTACTGAAGGTACTGAGGATATTAATGAAGTTATGGaatatatagaaaatatttatgATAATGAATGTATTaacttaatatataatatttataataccAACTttactaatagtactaaggatagtaAGGATATTGGTACCATTGGAGCcagcaccgtaactgagggaaagagagctaattctacccttatggagtgtacctcgggaaagagagctaattctacccttatggagtgtacctcgggaaagagagctaattctacccttatggagtgtacctcgggaaagagagctaattctacccttatggagtgtacccctggaaagggagctagttttacagctatggagtgtactactaATAATCCCCTCTatactactaatagtattaaaaaaatggaatatgaaatattaatgaagaTACCAATTTGGAGATTATTaagatataaatatttaataaaaaaaagaaaatgtatatataattattggtataaattaataaaaaaaaataatttggatgaaaattttttagaaaattttaatataataataaatttaataaaaaaaaattatataataatatattggtataaattattattaacacaacgtgaaaataagaaattattattagaagaaaaaataaaattagagcaacaagaaaaaataaaaattttggagaataataaaaaattttatcatattataaataatttattgaaaaaatatttatcaaaatattatataattatttattataattatttaataaataaaaatatagaaatgaaatatataataaaatggaattggaattatatgaagaaatatgaaataaattatatatatataataaatttaaaaaaattaataagaaattggaatatatatacaaaaaataatatagaaataaaattaatatcaaaagaatttaatagaataaatatattatataaatcatttaaaatttggtataattttacatcaatattaaataaaaaacatgaagaaaattttttaaaaattaaatttataataaattttaataataaaaatttttatttaaaaatttggtatcaaaattttaaattgaaTTGTATTGGAaggaaaaaattattaaaatattttcttaaatggaataattttattaaatataaattaaaattatatcaacaatttgatataataaattttaa tatgaagaagaatttgttaatgaaatattataaaatttggtatgaaaattatgaaaaattattaatagaagaaaataattttattataataaataataaaataaataataatttaataaaaaaatattataaaatttttaataattatataaaaaaacaaataatattaaaaaatatttataaaaaaatttatgaagaaaataatttaagaagaaaaaataaaatttttattatatttaaatttttattttcaataaataaattagaaattttattaaataatttaataaaaaattattataaaattttttatgaaaattttttaaatgaaattatttggataaaaaaattacaaaattataaatttttatataaattaatacattatcaatttttagCACCTAATAAGGTATTAGATCCTAATAGTATAGTAGATGGTAGTACAATAGTAGATCCTAATAGTACAGTAGATGGTAATACAATAGTAGATcctaatagtataaatgtgaatagtatagtattgggaattagaatattgaataaaaatgcatattataatttaagatataaattattaagaaataattgtttgaataaattaattttaaattattttcatgtATGGAAATCTTTATGtaataaatcatttttttattatcaaattaaatttgtttatttttatccCGTTACGGGGTCAGGTACTACTGGAGAGGTAACCAATAGTACTACTAGTAGTTTtactaatagtaatattaagAGTATTAAAAGTATTACTACTATAGATAGTATAGTACCATACACCTTAAATGAAGAtacgggaaagggagctaattttacagccatggagtgtactagtgagaaaaatattaatgaaattgctgttgtaactaaTTTTGGGGAGTCGAGTACTTTTATTGAGGATACTGTAGAGATAACCAAGACCCCTTCGGGGAGAATAGGATCCGTaggaccaagcaccgtaacggaagtaacggaagaattaattaatataagaataaaatatataatgaaatgGTGTATCGagataatgaaatattgGAAAATACAAAGTGgagtaataaattttgatgaagaaattttgaaagagatttatatatttataagaACAAATCGTGTAATTGAAGCATTAAGAGCATTACAAGAAAATTgtctaataataaatttattaaaagtTTGTAAGACAAGAGTTGAAgattttatttatcataaaaattacaaattaaaatataaaatttttaatcatCTGAAAcaattagaaaatttaaattcaatatga
- a CDS encoding uncharacterized protein (note;~Tap-24g11.q1c.C.cand.40 - score = 48.41;~3 probable transmembrane helices predicted for TA04820 by TMHMM2.0 at aa 33-55, 411-433 and 459-481), translating into MCKWGPDEPNFENPKKWTNTGQDSASGDAGKDAFFWHGFDLLIIINISLAFIFIYSVQHTLNSTGNGEFQSSGTITITVGATNFTKLNTTSPVEITSITGTIKKYEDGQPKDFKSGITETLNAGTKLEIEAKGQISTITGSDVTIKGDVTVTNQGDLRNALTLTHNDHSSTGLSGTITPKDTDSKVTINGSSINLTGTALDALKSLTKNAVTLTNGSFRSSASITVTSSDVDFKTLNVGSSGLQITKISGTIKNADGSELQRSTPLTVGDKLTLDANGTITQPQTAKNTPVKLNGTIVVTSNDQEIGSTLTFGGDPNRSGVTGSLNLDNDRGRKYVKITGTDLKIDSGAYQAIQGAADTTSSSFTIGAADPRDPGSITGAPGLKDEECFTKYWHILPPNNYTDTKLHYLTSVSPALMVLLIATIFPPMIVVILQFTDKQSDAKHSPKAYGGWGTNNLQFWHIVNVLIVIKITLVTILIYSLHYRDSQLLIKIFCYQCSCHEADKAIGYLTLTPSNSGNYNSGGSTHTITLNISSATYKTGSAATEAQSLTLGGGTNTLVLTSGGDISKGGGPHTLTRKANSLTLNLKSADSNLTPGIYNVSLKIESNINLGSTITLKKTDNPVSLGTYRISGGGTNTNTTITGAPQENDMHSSHETTNCCMFGKQNTWSTDHPNNR; encoded by the exons ATGTGTAAATGGGGACCTGATGAACCAAACTTTGAAAATCCTAAGAAGTGGACAAACACTGGTCAGGATTCTGCTAGTGGTGATGCTGGTAAGGATGCTTTCTTCTGGCACGGTTTTGATCTtcttataattattaatatctCTCTTGCTTTCATCTTTATATACTCAGTTCAGCACACTCTCAATAGTACTGGTAATGGTGAATTTCAGTCTAGTGGTACTATAACTATCACAGTGGGTGCTACTAACTTTACAAAACTCAATACTACTAGTCCTGTCGAAATCACAAGTATAACTGGAACTATCAAGAAGTACGAAGATGGTCAACCTAAAGATTTCAAGAGTGGCATTACTGAAACACTCAATGCTGGTACTAAGTTAGAAATTGAAGCCAAAGGTCAAATCTCTACTATTACTGGTTCTGATGTTACGATTAAAGGTGATGTCACGGTAACCAATCAGGGAGATCTTAGAAATGCACTCACCCTAACTCATAACGATCACAGCAGTACTGGTCTCAGTGGAACAATAACACCCAAGGATACTGACAGCAAAGTCACAATCAATGGTAGTTCTATCAATTTGACAGGGACCGCTCTGGATGCACTTAAGTCTCTCACTAAAAATGCTGTTACTCTCACAAATGGTAGTTTTAGATCTAGTGCTAGTATCACAGTAACATCCAGTGATGTAGACTTCAAAACACTCAATGTCGGTAGTAGTGGTCTCCAAATCACTAAAATCAGTGGTACTATCAAAAATGCTGATGGAAGTGAACTCCAAAGAAGTACTCCACTCACTGTTGGTGATAAGCTAACCCTCGATGCCAATGGTACTATCACTCAACCTCAAACCGCTAAAAATACTCCAGTTAAACTTAATGGCACCATTGTGGTTACATCAAATGATCAGGAAATTGGTTCTACACTCACCTTCGGTGGAGATCCAAATCGTTCTGGTGTCACTGGATCCCTCAATCTCGACAATGATAGGGGCCGTAAGTATGTCAAAATCACTGGTACTGATCTCAAAATCGATAGCGGTGCCTACCAAGCTATCCAGGGTGCTGCTGATACCACCTCTAGTTCATTTACCATTGGTGCTGCTGATCCTCGTGATCCTGGTAGTATTACAGGTGCCCCTGGCCTCAAAGATGAAGAGTGCTTTACTAAGTACTGGCACATTCTTCCTCCTAACAACTACACTGATACTAAACTTCATTACTTGACATCTGTATCTCCTGCACTCATGGTACTCCTAATAGCCACAATATTTCCACCAATGATAGTAGTTATACTCCAATTCACTGATAAACAATCTGATGCTAAACATTCTCCCAAAGCTTATGGCGGTTGGGGAACAAATAATCTTCAGTTCTGGCACATAGTTAATGTGTTGATCgttattaaaatcactCTCGTCactatattaatatactcGCTACATTATAGAGATTCACAGCTACTGATAAAGATATTCTGTTACCAATGCAGCTG TCATGAAGCAGACAAAGCAATTGGATATCTAACACTCACTCCAAGCAACTCTGGTAACTATAATTCTGGTGGTAGTACCCATACGATAACCCTCAATATCAGCAGTGCCACATATAAGACTGGAAGCGCCGCCACTGAAGCACAAAGTCTAACTCTAGGTGGTGGTACTAATACCCTAGTCCTAACTTCCGGTGGAGATATCAGTAAAGGGGGTGGCCCTCATACTCTAACTCGTAAAGCCAATAGTCTCACCCTCAACCTCAAGTCTGCCGATAGTAATCTCACTCCTGGAATCTATAACGTAAGTCTCAAAATCGAGTCAAATATCAACCTCGGTAGCACCATTACACTCAAAAAAACTGACAATCCTGTTAGTCTTGGCACCTACAGAATATCTGGTGGtggtactaatactaatactaccATTACAGGAGCACCCCAAGAAAATGACATGCACTCCAGTCACGAAACCACTAACTGTTGTATGTTTGGTAAACAGAATACTTGGTCAACTGATCATCCTAATAATCGTTAA